Proteins encoded within one genomic window of Nomia melanderi isolate GNS246 chromosome 8, iyNomMela1, whole genome shotgun sequence:
- the LOC116423935 gene encoding N-acetylgalactosaminyltransferase 6 isoform X1, whose protein sequence is MMRRNVISLIKFFSLAAFTVFLTVVIFRFVRTSPNHEATTPVAALLVADGDSPKGFPDSRQSFNGHLNQDEDGKIDWHDYKSMAEDAKRNGMGEHGKPAFLSPSLDMLKEKLYQVNGFNAALSDEISMNRSVPDIRHQDCKKKKYLKNLDSVSVIVSFHNEHFSTLMRTCWSVVNRSPESLLKEIILVDDASTKVKLKKPLDDYVAEHLPKVKIVRLPTRSGLIKGRLAGAKIAKAKVLVFLDSHSEANVNWLPPLLEPIAQNYKVCVCPFIDVIAYETFEYRAQDEGARGAFDWELYYKRLPLLPEDLKNPTEPFKSPVMAGGLFAISAKFFWELGGYDPELEIWGGEQYELSFKIWQCGGQMYDAPCSRVGHIYRKFPPFPNPGKGDFLGKNYKRVAEVWMDEYAEYIYKRRPHLRSLNPGNLTEQRSLRQKLHCKPFKWFMENIAFDLVDVYPPIEPDDFASGEIRNMGVPELCLDTKKQKRDGLVVVDICMKDNPKIEGEQEFRLTWHKDIRPKDRTECFDVSRGDTKAPVTLYPCHGGQGNQLWRYNVEKQWLMHGYSSRCLDTDPASKRVFITNCDSASATQKWRIEKVNMKAINNWDNVGPKRH, encoded by the exons ATGATGAGGAGGAATGTGATAAGCCTGATAAAGTTCTTTTCTCTGGCCGCTTTTACCGTTTTCCTGACCGTCGTGATATTTCGGTTCGTGAGGACGTCGCCTAACCATGAGGCCACGACGCCGGTAGCCGCGCTCCTCGTCGCCGACGGTGACAGTCCGAAGGGTTTCCCCGATTCAAGACAGTCTTTCAACGGGCATCTCAATCAG GATGAAGATGGGAAGATCGATTGGCACGATTACAAAAGCATGGCAGAGGACGCGAAGAGAAACGGGATGGGCGAGCATGGGAAGCCAGCGTTCCTGTCGCCCTCCCTTGACATGTTAAAGGAGAAACTGTATCAGGTAAATGGTTTCAACGCTGCACTCAGCGATGAGATCTCCATGAATCGTTCTGTACCCGACATTAGGCACCAggattgtaaaaagaagaaatacttGAAGAACCTTGATTCGGTTTCTGTGATAGTCTCTTTCCATAACGAACACTTCAGCACACTGATGAGAACTTGCTGGAGCGTCGTCAATCGTTCGCCAGAGTCCCTTCTCAAAGAAATCATACTGGTCGACGATGCCAGCACCAAGGTTAAACTGAAGAAGCCATTGGACGATTATGTTGCAGAGCACTTGCCTAAAGTGAAAATCGTGAGGCTACCCACACGTTCTGGATTGATTAAAGGTCGACTGGCTGGTGCAAAGATAGCGAAAGCTAAAGTACTAGTGTTCTTAGATTCCCACAGCGAAGCCAATGTCAATTGGTTGCCACCTCTGCTAGAGCCGATCGCACAAAACTATAAGGTTTGTGTCTGTCCGTTTATTGATGTGATAGCTTACGAGACATTTGAATACAGAGCGCAAGACGAAGGTGCCAGAGGTGCTTTCGATTGGGAACTGTACTATAAGCGATTGCCACTGTTGCCAGAAGACCTCAAAAACCCCACAGAACCATTTAAGAGTCCTGTCATGGCAGGCGGGCTCTTTGCTATCAGTGCTAAATTCTTTTGGGAATTGGGTGGATACGATCCCGAATTAGAAATATGGGGCGGTGAGCAGTACgaattatcatttaaaatctGGCAATGCGGAGGTCAGATGTATGACGCTCCCTGCTCGAGGGTAGGCCACATTTATCGGAAATTCCCTCCTTTCCCTAATCCAGGCAAAGGAGACTTCTTGGGGAAAAACTACAAGCGGGTGGCAGAAGTCTGGATGGATGAATACGCAGAGTATATTTACAAAAGACGTCCTCATTTAAGGTCATTGAATCCCGGTAATCTAACCGAACAACGAAGTCTGAGGCAGAAGTTACACTGTAAACCGTTCAAGTGGTTCATGGAGAACATAGCTTTCGACTTAGTCGACGTGTACCCTCCCATAGAGCCCGATGACTTTGCATCAGGAGAGATTCGCAACATGGGCGTGCCTGAATTGTGTCTGGATACGAAGAAGCAGAAAAGAGACGGACTTGTCGTGGTCGACATCTGCATGAAGGACAATCCCAAAATCGAGGGAGAACAAGAATTCCGGTTGACTTGGCACAAAGACATCAGGCCAAAGGACCGCACCGAATGCTTCGACGTTTCCAGAGGGGACACGAAAGCTCCTGTGACTCTTTATCCCTGCCACGGAGGCCAGGGGAACCAACTGTGGCGTTACAACGTTGAGAAGCAATGGTTGATGCACGGTTACTCGTCTAGGTGTTTAGACACAGACCCGGCAAGTAAACGGGTCTTCATAACGAACTGCGATTCGGCCTCTGCCACGCAGAAATGGAGGATCGAGAAAGTGAACATGAAAGCCATCAATAATTGGGACAACGTGGGACCCAAACGACATTGA
- the LOC116423935 gene encoding N-acetylgalactosaminyltransferase 6 isoform X4: MRTCWSVVNRSPESLLKEIILVDDASTKVKLKKPLDDYVAEHLPKVKIVRLPTRSGLIKGRLAGAKIAKAKVLVFLDSHSEANVNWLPPLLEPIAQNYKVCVCPFIDVIAYETFEYRAQDEGARGAFDWELYYKRLPLLPEDLKNPTEPFKSPVMAGGLFAISAKFFWELGGYDPELEIWGGEQYELSFKIWQCGGQMYDAPCSRVGHIYRKFPPFPNPGKGDFLGKNYKRVAEVWMDEYAEYIYKRRPHLRSLNPGNLTEQRSLRQKLHCKPFKWFMENIAFDLVDVYPPIEPDDFASGEIRNMGVPELCLDTKKQKRDGLVVVDICMKDNPKIEGEQEFRLTWHKDIRPKDRTECFDVSRGDTKAPVTLYPCHGGQGNQLWRYNVEKQWLMHGYSSRCLDTDPASKRVFITNCDSASATQKWRIEKVNMKAINNWDNVGPKRH; encoded by the coding sequence ATGAGAACTTGCTGGAGCGTCGTCAATCGTTCGCCAGAGTCCCTTCTCAAAGAAATCATACTGGTCGACGATGCCAGCACCAAGGTTAAACTGAAGAAGCCATTGGACGATTATGTTGCAGAGCACTTGCCTAAAGTGAAAATCGTGAGGCTACCCACACGTTCTGGATTGATTAAAGGTCGACTGGCTGGTGCAAAGATAGCGAAAGCTAAAGTACTAGTGTTCTTAGATTCCCACAGCGAAGCCAATGTCAATTGGTTGCCACCTCTGCTAGAGCCGATCGCACAAAACTATAAGGTTTGTGTCTGTCCGTTTATTGATGTGATAGCTTACGAGACATTTGAATACAGAGCGCAAGACGAAGGTGCCAGAGGTGCTTTCGATTGGGAACTGTACTATAAGCGATTGCCACTGTTGCCAGAAGACCTCAAAAACCCCACAGAACCATTTAAGAGTCCTGTCATGGCAGGCGGGCTCTTTGCTATCAGTGCTAAATTCTTTTGGGAATTGGGTGGATACGATCCCGAATTAGAAATATGGGGCGGTGAGCAGTACgaattatcatttaaaatctGGCAATGCGGAGGTCAGATGTATGACGCTCCCTGCTCGAGGGTAGGCCACATTTATCGGAAATTCCCTCCTTTCCCTAATCCAGGCAAAGGAGACTTCTTGGGGAAAAACTACAAGCGGGTGGCAGAAGTCTGGATGGATGAATACGCAGAGTATATTTACAAAAGACGTCCTCATTTAAGGTCATTGAATCCCGGTAATCTAACCGAACAACGAAGTCTGAGGCAGAAGTTACACTGTAAACCGTTCAAGTGGTTCATGGAGAACATAGCTTTCGACTTAGTCGACGTGTACCCTCCCATAGAGCCCGATGACTTTGCATCAGGAGAGATTCGCAACATGGGCGTGCCTGAATTGTGTCTGGATACGAAGAAGCAGAAAAGAGACGGACTTGTCGTGGTCGACATCTGCATGAAGGACAATCCCAAAATCGAGGGAGAACAAGAATTCCGGTTGACTTGGCACAAAGACATCAGGCCAAAGGACCGCACCGAATGCTTCGACGTTTCCAGAGGGGACACGAAAGCTCCTGTGACTCTTTATCCCTGCCACGGAGGCCAGGGGAACCAACTGTGGCGTTACAACGTTGAGAAGCAATGGTTGATGCACGGTTACTCGTCTAGGTGTTTAGACACAGACCCGGCAAGTAAACGGGTCTTCATAACGAACTGCGATTCGGCCTCTGCCACGCAGAAATGGAGGATCGAGAAAGTGAACATGAAAGCCATCAATAATTGGGACAACGTGGGACCCAAACGACATTGA
- the LOC116423935 gene encoding N-acetylgalactosaminyltransferase 6 isoform X3, whose protein sequence is MDEDGKIDWHDYKSMAEDAKRNGMGEHGKPAFLSPSLDMLKEKLYQVNGFNAALSDEISMNRSVPDIRHQDCKKKKYLKNLDSVSVIVSFHNEHFSTLMRTCWSVVNRSPESLLKEIILVDDASTKVKLKKPLDDYVAEHLPKVKIVRLPTRSGLIKGRLAGAKIAKAKVLVFLDSHSEANVNWLPPLLEPIAQNYKVCVCPFIDVIAYETFEYRAQDEGARGAFDWELYYKRLPLLPEDLKNPTEPFKSPVMAGGLFAISAKFFWELGGYDPELEIWGGEQYELSFKIWQCGGQMYDAPCSRVGHIYRKFPPFPNPGKGDFLGKNYKRVAEVWMDEYAEYIYKRRPHLRSLNPGNLTEQRSLRQKLHCKPFKWFMENIAFDLVDVYPPIEPDDFASGEIRNMGVPELCLDTKKQKRDGLVVVDICMKDNPKIEGEQEFRLTWHKDIRPKDRTECFDVSRGDTKAPVTLYPCHGGQGNQLWRYNVEKQWLMHGYSSRCLDTDPASKRVFITNCDSASATQKWRIEKVNMKAINNWDNVGPKRH, encoded by the exons ATG GATGAAGATGGGAAGATCGATTGGCACGATTACAAAAGCATGGCAGAGGACGCGAAGAGAAACGGGATGGGCGAGCATGGGAAGCCAGCGTTCCTGTCGCCCTCCCTTGACATGTTAAAGGAGAAACTGTATCAGGTAAATGGTTTCAACGCTGCACTCAGCGATGAGATCTCCATGAATCGTTCTGTACCCGACATTAGGCACCAggattgtaaaaagaagaaatacttGAAGAACCTTGATTCGGTTTCTGTGATAGTCTCTTTCCATAACGAACACTTCAGCACACTGATGAGAACTTGCTGGAGCGTCGTCAATCGTTCGCCAGAGTCCCTTCTCAAAGAAATCATACTGGTCGACGATGCCAGCACCAAGGTTAAACTGAAGAAGCCATTGGACGATTATGTTGCAGAGCACTTGCCTAAAGTGAAAATCGTGAGGCTACCCACACGTTCTGGATTGATTAAAGGTCGACTGGCTGGTGCAAAGATAGCGAAAGCTAAAGTACTAGTGTTCTTAGATTCCCACAGCGAAGCCAATGTCAATTGGTTGCCACCTCTGCTAGAGCCGATCGCACAAAACTATAAGGTTTGTGTCTGTCCGTTTATTGATGTGATAGCTTACGAGACATTTGAATACAGAGCGCAAGACGAAGGTGCCAGAGGTGCTTTCGATTGGGAACTGTACTATAAGCGATTGCCACTGTTGCCAGAAGACCTCAAAAACCCCACAGAACCATTTAAGAGTCCTGTCATGGCAGGCGGGCTCTTTGCTATCAGTGCTAAATTCTTTTGGGAATTGGGTGGATACGATCCCGAATTAGAAATATGGGGCGGTGAGCAGTACgaattatcatttaaaatctGGCAATGCGGAGGTCAGATGTATGACGCTCCCTGCTCGAGGGTAGGCCACATTTATCGGAAATTCCCTCCTTTCCCTAATCCAGGCAAAGGAGACTTCTTGGGGAAAAACTACAAGCGGGTGGCAGAAGTCTGGATGGATGAATACGCAGAGTATATTTACAAAAGACGTCCTCATTTAAGGTCATTGAATCCCGGTAATCTAACCGAACAACGAAGTCTGAGGCAGAAGTTACACTGTAAACCGTTCAAGTGGTTCATGGAGAACATAGCTTTCGACTTAGTCGACGTGTACCCTCCCATAGAGCCCGATGACTTTGCATCAGGAGAGATTCGCAACATGGGCGTGCCTGAATTGTGTCTGGATACGAAGAAGCAGAAAAGAGACGGACTTGTCGTGGTCGACATCTGCATGAAGGACAATCCCAAAATCGAGGGAGAACAAGAATTCCGGTTGACTTGGCACAAAGACATCAGGCCAAAGGACCGCACCGAATGCTTCGACGTTTCCAGAGGGGACACGAAAGCTCCTGTGACTCTTTATCCCTGCCACGGAGGCCAGGGGAACCAACTGTGGCGTTACAACGTTGAGAAGCAATGGTTGATGCACGGTTACTCGTCTAGGTGTTTAGACACAGACCCGGCAAGTAAACGGGTCTTCATAACGAACTGCGATTCGGCCTCTGCCACGCAGAAATGGAGGATCGAGAAAGTGAACATGAAAGCCATCAATAATTGGGACAACGTGGGACCCAAACGACATTGA
- the mtd gene encoding TLD domain-containing protein mustard isoform X19 produces the protein MPKPKIPNPIAKLSKFLKQRTKALSMSEEVRRALYANSAVSLDNEVIVPDLVGNTEILSDEHREQLCRHLPARAEGYLWTLVFSTSQHGFSLNSMYRKMAKIESPILLVIEDTEGNVFGALTSCALHVSDHFYGTGESLLFRFTPRFQAFNWTGDNLYFIKGNNESLAIGAGDGKFGLWLDGDLYQGRTQSCSTYGNEPLAPREDFVVKTLECWAFI, from the exons GCACTGTCTATGAGCGAGGAAGTCAGGCGAGCCCTCTACGCGAACAGCGCCGTCTCCTTGGACAACGAAGTGATCGTGCCGGACCTGGTTGGCAACACAGAGATCCTCAGCGACGAGCACAGGGAACAGCTGTGCCGGCATTTGCCCGCCAGGGCGGAGGGCTACCTGTGGACCCTGGTCTTCAGCACCAGCCAGCACGGCTTCAGTCTGAACAGCATGTACAGGAAGATGGCCAAAATCGAGAGTCCCATCCTGCTGGTCATCGAGGACACCGAGGGCAAC GTGTTCGGCGCGTTAACCTCCTGCGCCCTGCACGTGAGCGACCACTTCTACGGGACCGGCGAGTCGTTGCTCTTCAGGTTCACGCCCAGGTTCCAGGCGTTCAACTGGACTGGGGACAACTTGTACTTTATCAAGGGCAACAATGAAAGTCTTGCCATCGGTGCTGGAGA TGGCAAGTTTGGGCTGTGGCTGGACGGCGACCTGTACCAAGGCAGAACACAGTCCTGCAGCACGTACGGTAACGAGCCGCTAGCGCCTCGCGAAGACTTCGTGGTGAAAACATTGGAATGCTGGGCGTTCATATAG
- the Hao gene encoding hydroxyacid oxidase, with protein MANARLVCVEDYEKHATENLPAYVRDYYNSGAGEQFSLRLNKEAFQKYRIRPRFLRDVSKRDLSTVILGERISMPLGVAPSAMQRMAHPDGECANVKAAEAAGTIYVLSTLSTSSIEEVAEAAPKGIKWFQLYIYKDRDVTMNLVRRAERAGFKALVLTVDAPLFGDRRADVKNKFTLPGHLRLGNFEGELSNKVNSADKESGLNEYVKSLFDASLSWDDVKWLKSITSLPIVLKGILTPQDALLAVESGVKAIVVSNHGARQIDGIPAPIEALPEIVKVVNGKLEVYMDGGVRQGIDVFKALALGAKMVFVGRPMLWGLFHAGEKGARDVLELFRKEIDLVFALSGCRTVNDVTRDMVKHESYFSHL; from the exons ATGGCTAACGCTCGGCTCGTTTGCGTGGAAGATTACGAGAAACACGCGACCGAGAACTTGCCAGCCTATGTCAGGGACTACTACAACTCGGGGGCTGGGGAGCAGTTCAGTTTGAGATTGAACAAGGAGGCTTTCCAGAA ATATAGGATACGGCCAAGGTTCCTAAGGGATGTGTCGAAGAGGGACTTGAGCACCGTTATTTTAGGCGAGAGGATTTCGATGCCTTTGGGGGTTGCACCGTCAGCTATGCAGCGCATGGCGCATCCCGATGGCGAATGCGCGAACGTGAAGG CTGCGGAAGCAGCTGGCACGATCTACGTACTGTCAACGTTGTCAACAAGTAGCATCGAGGAAGTGGCGGAAGCGGCGCCGAAAGGGATAAAATGGTTCCAGCTGTACATATACAAGGACCGTGACGTTACCATGAATTTGGTGAGACGAGCTGAACGTGCTGGATTCAAAGCACTCGTCCTCACCGTTGACGCGCCACTGTTTGGGGACAGGCGGGCTGACGTTAAGAATAAATTCACACTGCCAGGCCACTTGAG ATTAGGTAACTTCGAGGGAGAGCTGTCGAACAAAGTAAACTCAGCGGACAAGGAATCAGGTTTGAACGAGTACGTGAAGAGCTTGTTCGACGCCTCGTTGTCGTGGGACGATGTGAAATGGTTGAAAAG TATCACGAGCTTGCCAATTGTTTTGAAAGGTATCCTAACCCCTCAGGATGCGCTGTTGGCCGTCGAAAGCGGCGTGAAAGCCATCGTTGTTTCGAACCATGGCGCTCGTCAGATTGACGGTATACCTGCGCCG ATCGAAGCTTTACCGGAAATCGTCAAGGTTGTCAACGGAAAGCTAGAAGTTTACATGGACGGAGGCGTGAGGCAAGGCATCGACGTCTTCAAGGCGCTAGCCTTGGGCGCCAAAATG GTGTTCGTCGGCAGGCCAATGTTATGGGGTCTCTTTCACGCGGGCGAGAAAGGGGCGCGCGACGTTCTCGAGCTTTTCAGGAAGGAGATCGACTTGGTGTTCGCGTTATCGG GTTGCAGAACGGTGAACGACGTGACTCGGGACATGGTGAAGCACGAGTCCTACTTCAGTCATCTGTAA
- the LOC116423935 gene encoding N-acetylgalactosaminyltransferase 6 isoform X2 → MMRRNVISLIKFFSLAAFTVFLTVVIFRFVRTSPNHEATTPVAALLVADGDSPKGFPDSRQSFNGHLNQDEDGKIDWHDYKSMAEDAKRNGMGEHGKPAFLSPSLDMLKEKLYQVNGFNAALSDEISMNRSVPDIRHQDCKKKKYLKNLDSVSVIVSFHNEHFSTLMRTCWSVVNRSPESLLKEIILVDDASTKVKLKKPLDDYVAEHLPKVKIVRLPTRSGLIKGRLAGAKIAKAKVLVFLDSHSEANVNWLPPLLEPIAQNYKVCVCPFIDVIAYETFEYRAQDEGARGAFDWELYYKRLPLLPEDLKNPTEPFKSPVMAGGLFAISAKFFWELGGYDPELEIWGGKGDFLGKNYKRVAEVWMDEYAEYIYKRRPHLRSLNPGNLTEQRSLRQKLHCKPFKWFMENIAFDLVDVYPPIEPDDFASGEIRNMGVPELCLDTKKQKRDGLVVVDICMKDNPKIEGEQEFRLTWHKDIRPKDRTECFDVSRGDTKAPVTLYPCHGGQGNQLWRYNVEKQWLMHGYSSRCLDTDPASKRVFITNCDSASATQKWRIEKVNMKAINNWDNVGPKRH, encoded by the exons ATGATGAGGAGGAATGTGATAAGCCTGATAAAGTTCTTTTCTCTGGCCGCTTTTACCGTTTTCCTGACCGTCGTGATATTTCGGTTCGTGAGGACGTCGCCTAACCATGAGGCCACGACGCCGGTAGCCGCGCTCCTCGTCGCCGACGGTGACAGTCCGAAGGGTTTCCCCGATTCAAGACAGTCTTTCAACGGGCATCTCAATCAG GATGAAGATGGGAAGATCGATTGGCACGATTACAAAAGCATGGCAGAGGACGCGAAGAGAAACGGGATGGGCGAGCATGGGAAGCCAGCGTTCCTGTCGCCCTCCCTTGACATGTTAAAGGAGAAACTGTATCAGGTAAATGGTTTCAACGCTGCACTCAGCGATGAGATCTCCATGAATCGTTCTGTACCCGACATTAGGCACCAggattgtaaaaagaagaaatacttGAAGAACCTTGATTCGGTTTCTGTGATAGTCTCTTTCCATAACGAACACTTCAGCACACTGATGAGAACTTGCTGGAGCGTCGTCAATCGTTCGCCAGAGTCCCTTCTCAAAGAAATCATACTGGTCGACGATGCCAGCACCAAGGTTAAACTGAAGAAGCCATTGGACGATTATGTTGCAGAGCACTTGCCTAAAGTGAAAATCGTGAGGCTACCCACACGTTCTGGATTGATTAAAGGTCGACTGGCTGGTGCAAAGATAGCGAAAGCTAAAGTACTAGTGTTCTTAGATTCCCACAGCGAAGCCAATGTCAATTGGTTGCCACCTCTGCTAGAGCCGATCGCACAAAACTATAAGGTTTGTGTCTGTCCGTTTATTGATGTGATAGCTTACGAGACATTTGAATACAGAGCGCAAGACGAAGGTGCCAGAGGTGCTTTCGATTGGGAACTGTACTATAAGCGATTGCCACTGTTGCCAGAAGACCTCAAAAACCCCACAGAACCATTTAAGAGTCCTGTCATGGCAGGCGGGCTCTTTGCTATCAGTGCTAAATTCTTTTGGGAATTGGGTGGATACGATCCCGAATTAGAAATATGGGGCG GCAAAGGAGACTTCTTGGGGAAAAACTACAAGCGGGTGGCAGAAGTCTGGATGGATGAATACGCAGAGTATATTTACAAAAGACGTCCTCATTTAAGGTCATTGAATCCCGGTAATCTAACCGAACAACGAAGTCTGAGGCAGAAGTTACACTGTAAACCGTTCAAGTGGTTCATGGAGAACATAGCTTTCGACTTAGTCGACGTGTACCCTCCCATAGAGCCCGATGACTTTGCATCAGGAGAGATTCGCAACATGGGCGTGCCTGAATTGTGTCTGGATACGAAGAAGCAGAAAAGAGACGGACTTGTCGTGGTCGACATCTGCATGAAGGACAATCCCAAAATCGAGGGAGAACAAGAATTCCGGTTGACTTGGCACAAAGACATCAGGCCAAAGGACCGCACCGAATGCTTCGACGTTTCCAGAGGGGACACGAAAGCTCCTGTGACTCTTTATCCCTGCCACGGAGGCCAGGGGAACCAACTGTGGCGTTACAACGTTGAGAAGCAATGGTTGATGCACGGTTACTCGTCTAGGTGTTTAGACACAGACCCGGCAAGTAAACGGGTCTTCATAACGAACTGCGATTCGGCCTCTGCCACGCAGAAATGGAGGATCGAGAAAGTGAACATGAAAGCCATCAATAATTGGGACAACGTGGGACCCAAACGACATTGA